CTGACCTCTGGAAATGGATTCCTGAACCAACTCGCCAACCCTTGATTCCAAGGCCTGCCAGGCTCGTTGCAGTGAAATCCTGACTTCCAACTGTTTGCGATTGACGGAAGTCAGTTCCACCTCGACACGGAGCCCTTTTGCGGTCGCTTCTCCCCGCCCATATCCAGTCATACTGCGTATCAACATCGTGTTAACTCTTTCTCTCGGCGGCTTTTTCCTTCTTCAGGTACGCCTCAATGAAACGATCCAAATCCCCATCCATGACGGCTTCAACATTACTGGTTTCGGCCTCTGTACGATGATCTTTCACCATTGTATAGGGCTGAAAAACATATGATCGAATTTGGTTACCCCAGGCCATTTCACCCTTCTGACCATAGAAGCGTTCCATCTCCTTGCGTTTCTTATCCATCTCAAGCTCATATATCTTGGCCTTCAACATCTGCATGGATTTGGCCTTGTTCATGTGTTGGGAGCGTTCTGCCTGACATGACACAACAAGGCCTGTCGGCATATGGGTGATCCGGATGGCTGAATCCGTCTTGTTGACATGCTGTCCACCCGAACCGCTGGAACGGAAGGTATCAATGCGCAGATCTTTTTCATCGATCTCCACCTCAATGTCATCGTCCAATTCAGCAATAACATCCAATGAGGCAAAGGAGGTGTGACGCCGCTTGTTGGAATCAAAGGGGCTGATGCGGACTAACCGGTGAATTCCCCGCTCACATTTCATGAATCCATACGCAAACGGACCCCGAACTGCAAAAGTGGCATATTTAATTCCGGCTTCATCACCCGCCTGAATATCGAGTACTTCGACCTCAAAGCCTTTTTTTGAAGCAAAGCGCTGAAACATGCGGAATAGCATATTGGCCCAGTCGCAGGACTCCGTACCCCCGGCACCGGCATGGACGGTCACAAAGGCATTGCTTCGATCCAGGGGCCCATTCAAGAGCGACCGGGTCTCCAGTTCATTAAAGAGAACCTCGGCGCGATCAAGATCTTTGGCCGCATCGCTCAACGCATGATCCCGAAGAGGGCCGGGCTCTTCCGCCTCGGACAGCTCGGCCATCAAGCCAGCTTCCTCAACCAGTTTATCAATCCGGGCGAAGGGATCCAAAACCGCCTTAATCTCATTCACGCGACCGAGATGGTTTTTAGCCTTATTGGGGTCATCCCAAAACCCCGGCATTGCGGTCTGGGCTTCGAGTTCATTTAACGTCGCTTTCCGTTTGGCGACGTCAAAGATAACCTCGCATCTCATCGGTTTTCTCCCGCATTTCCTGAATGCGGCCCTTAATATCTTCATTCATAATTGATCCACTCCCTTATCTGCCAGCAACGTTTTTCGCCGCAGAGTTTGCCATGCTAACACAAAACAAATCACGGCGACAACTCCGCAGGGTATGCCTAAAAGCCAGTCGCCATAGCGGGTATAAGCGGTCAATTCAAAGTCCGCCTCAGGAATCGGCACCTGCCAGCGCAGTACGGCGGCTTCCGGCGGTCGTCCGATCCCATTCTCCGTCTGCTCGACAATCAGCCCGGTTGGTTCAATCAGACAGGAAACCCCCGAGTTCGCCACCCGCACGGCCGCCACCCGATTTTCCACGCACCTGAAAACGCAATGGGCCAAATGTTGTTCCGGGCCTGCCGACCGGTCAAACCAGGCATCATTCGTCTGGTTCACCAACAGCCGGGCACCTCTCTTGACCGCAGCCCGCGACAAATCCGCCATAATATCTTCGAAACAAATCAGGCAGGAAAAACTCCATTTGGATAAGGAGCCCAGCGTAAAGACGGTTGCTTCCCGTCCGGGCGAACAATTCCAGCCCATGGGTGCCAGCGTACCCAACCAGGGAATGATCCCGCTCAGAGGTACAAACTCACCAAAAGGAACCAGATGTTGCTTATAATAATGCTCGGTTACGACACCGTTGGTATCAAACAGGAAACTCGCATTATAATACGAAACACTCCAGCCGACGCTGACTTCATCCATGGAGCCCACCAACAAGGGGCTCCCCCAGTGACAGAGCTCCTCAACAAAATCCTTCGAGGCGCCCCGTTCATCGGTAACACAATACGGGGTTGCCGTTTCAGGCCAGACAATGAGATCCGGGAGCCCCTCGGGATCTTTTACCGTCTGCGTCATCAACTGGCGGAATGTGGAATGAATAAGATCCACTTGCTCATCCGTCCATTTTTTGATCTGTGGGATCGCCGGCTGAATGGCGCTGATGGTGACGGAGCGGATAACCGGGGTATACTCCCGGACGAGTAAAACGCCCGACCTGAAGCAAAGCGCCATACTCAACAGTGCGACAAACAATTCCAAATGCGGTCGATAGTGTTTCTGCTTACGTGGTGAAACGTAGCGCAAAATAGTAAAGGCCAGGCCGGTATTGGCCAGCATCAACACACCCGAAACGCCCGGAGCTCCGACCCATTGGGCCGCTTGAATCAGCAGTACATTCCGGTACTGGGAGATGGCCAGCAAATTCCAGGGAAAACCGGCAAACAAATAGGAGCGGATTACCTCGCCACCCACCCATAAGACGGGAATTAAGAACGTGAGTAAAAGGGTCTGCCAGAATTTATCCTTGCCGATATGCTGAGCCAGCCAAGCAACAGACATGGCAAATACGCCCAGAAATAGCGAACAATACCCGCACAACAAAAGCCAACCGATCACAATCAAAACTGCAGGTGCAGGCGAGGTATCAAACAACCGGAACATCCAACTCATGGTGATGAGCCAGAATATGAGACCGGTGGTCAAGCCCATCTTGAAGGCCGTTTGAACCGGGATTCCGGGCTTAGCGTGCGATTGAACTAATAACGCTAACAAGAGCGGGATCAAGGCCACCCAGGCGACCTGTCCCGACTCAAAAGGTGGAAACGCGAGCACTAACAGCAAACCCGAAACTGCGGCTGCTATCCAACGCCAAGACTCGCGAATCCACCCCACCACCCGGATCAAGTATTTTCCCCACAGCATTTCTTATATTTCTTGCCACTCCCGCAAGGGCAGGCGTCATTCCTGCCAACTTTCGCGGTAGTCCGTTGAACCGGCATGGAGGCCGCCTTCATGGCCGCTTGCATGGCCGCATCTCCGCCACGGACGGCAGACCGGCTCGGTTGAGCGGCCGATTCGGCCGGTTGGCCCAGTGCGACCACGCCGTCGTGAATCGTCTGGGTGGGCATCTCCCGCATGAACCGTTCGAAAGCCATCATCTGGGTTGAGGCCCGGAAAATCTTTTCGCAAATATCTTCGCGGATATCATCCATCAGGGTGGCAAACATGTCATAGGCTTCACGTTTGTATTCAATCAGCGGATCACGCTGACCATAAGCACGCATCCCAATGCCCTGACGCAGCCCGTCGATCCCCCGCAGGTAGTCCTGCCAGTGCAGATCAATGGCCTGCAACATCACCTGGCGCTCCACGTTCTGCATCATCTCGCCACCTTCGGATGACACCTTGATCTCGTAGGCATCCCTGACTCTTCCGAAAATCAACTTCACTACTTTTTCAAGATCATCCTTGCCCAAGCTCAATTCCTCGCGTTTCACGGCGATCGGGAACGTGCTGTGTACCCAGATCAGGAAAGCCTCAATGGCATCCTCTTTACCGCCTTCCAGCACGGATTCGGCACGGTTTGAGATCACATCATAAATGACATCATACAGCTGCTCACGGATTTCAATCCCACGAACAATATCCCCGCGGAATGCGTAGATAATAGACCGCTGCTTATTCATCACATCGTCATACTCAAGCGTTCGCTTGCGGATGGAGAAGTTCTGCTGCTCAACTCGGCGCTGGGCTGTCTCAATGGACCGATTCAACATGGAATGTTCGAGCATTTCGCCCTCTTCCATGCCGAACTTTTCCATGAAACTGGCGATCCGGTCGGACCCGAATAACCGCATCAGATCGTCTTCAAGCGAGACATAGAATCGGGACATCCCGGGGTCACCCTGGCGGGCGCAACGACCGCGCAACTGGCGGTCAATACGCCGCGATTCATGCCGTTCGGAACCTATCACATAGAGGCCGCAGGGAGTTTCGCTTAACTGCTCCTTCAATGTTTTGCCATTCAACTTGTCCGTGAGACTAAGCTGCGACAAAACCACATCGCGAGGCACCCAGACGACGCCCTCACCAAGTTTAATATCCGTACCTCGACCGGCCATATTGGTGGCGATGGTCACAGCCCCCTTCTGCCCTGCGCGAGTAACAATGTCGGCCTCACGTTCATGGTTCTTGGCATTCAAAACACTATGAGGGATTTTCGCCCGGTCCAACATCCGACTCACTAATTCTGACGTTTCAACGGAGATGGTGCCCACCAGTACCGGTTGTCCGCGGCCATGGCACTCGGCAATTTCATCGATGATCGCCTTGAATTTTTCACGCTGGGTCTTGTACACCACGTCGTTCTTGTCCATCCGGCGCACAGGACGATTGGTGGGAATGACCATGACATCGAGTTTATAAATCTGATGAAACTCGTCGGCTTCCGTCTCCGCCGTACCCGTCATACCGGCCAGCTTCTTGTACATACGGAAATAATTCTGGATGGTAATCGTCGCGAGAGTCTGGGTTTCCCGTTCGATCTTCACACCTTCCTTGGCTTCCACAGCCTGATGCAGTCCGTCACTCCAACGACGTCCGGGTAGAATGCGTCCGGTATACTCATCCACGATCAAGACTTGATTATCCTGAACCACATACTGCACATCTTTTTCGTACAGACAGTAGGCCTTAATCAATTGATCCACGTTATGAATGCGCTCGCTACGCTGGGCAACCCGCTCTTGAAACTCCAATTTCATTTTGGCCCTATCCGTTTCGCTCATGCTGACATCCCCGTCAATGTCCGACATG
This DNA window, taken from bacterium, encodes the following:
- the secA gene encoding preprotein translocase subunit SecA gives rise to the protein MQWLLKKIIGTKNQRDVKKMQPLVVRINELEQQYQSLTEAQLKAKTIEFKERLAKGQTLDDILCEAFAVVKNACRRLSGTHFDVCGHELTWEMIPFDTQLMGGMALHHGKIAEMATGEGKTLVATLPLYLNALSGFNVHLVTVNDYLARRDSQWMGILLKYLGLSVGCIQNQMNPEERRAEYAKDITYGTNSEFGFDYLRDNGMAWRAEDQVQRGYFYAIVDEIDSILIDEARTPLIISGPAPVSSHQYQEVKPRVERLVRRQSELCNQLIVEARTAIEKKDDDVAMQKLYKVRRGMPKHKQLTHLLEDPAVRRLVEKVEGMMLTDMYKEQARALREELLFVIDEKSHDATLTEKGCEEMSPSDPDAYVLPDLVSVMSDIDGDVSMSETDRAKMKLEFQERVAQRSERIHNVDQLIKAYCLYEKDVQYVVQDNQVLIVDEYTGRILPGRRWSDGLHQAVEAKEGVKIERETQTLATITIQNYFRMYKKLAGMTGTAETEADEFHQIYKLDVMVIPTNRPVRRMDKNDVVYKTQREKFKAIIDEIAECHGRGQPVLVGTISVETSELVSRMLDRAKIPHSVLNAKNHEREADIVTRAGQKGAVTIATNMAGRGTDIKLGEGVVWVPRDVVLSQLSLTDKLNGKTLKEQLSETPCGLYVIGSERHESRRIDRQLRGRCARQGDPGMSRFYVSLEDDLMRLFGSDRIASFMEKFGMEEGEMLEHSMLNRSIETAQRRVEQQNFSIRKRTLEYDDVMNKQRSIIYAFRGDIVRGIEIREQLYDVIYDVISNRAESVLEGGKEDAIEAFLIWVHSTFPIAVKREELSLGKDDLEKVVKLIFGRVRDAYEIKVSSEGGEMMQNVERQVMLQAIDLHWQDYLRGIDGLRQGIGMRAYGQRDPLIEYKREAYDMFATLMDDIREDICEKIFRASTQMMAFERFMREMPTQTIHDGVVALGQPAESAAQPSRSAVRGGDAAMQAAMKAASMPVQRTTAKVGRNDACPCGSGKKYKKCCGENT
- the lnt gene encoding apolipoprotein N-acyltransferase; this translates as MLWGKYLIRVVGWIRESWRWIAAAVSGLLLVLAFPPFESGQVAWVALIPLLLALLVQSHAKPGIPVQTAFKMGLTTGLIFWLITMSWMFRLFDTSPAPAVLIVIGWLLLCGYCSLFLGVFAMSVAWLAQHIGKDKFWQTLLLTFLIPVLWVGGEVIRSYLFAGFPWNLLAISQYRNVLLIQAAQWVGAPGVSGVLMLANTGLAFTILRYVSPRKQKHYRPHLELFVALLSMALCFRSGVLLVREYTPVIRSVTISAIQPAIPQIKKWTDEQVDLIHSTFRQLMTQTVKDPEGLPDLIVWPETATPYCVTDERGASKDFVEELCHWGSPLLVGSMDEVSVGWSVSYYNASFLFDTNGVVTEHYYKQHLVPFGEFVPLSGIIPWLGTLAPMGWNCSPGREATVFTLGSLSKWSFSCLICFEDIMADLSRAAVKRGARLLVNQTNDAWFDRSAGPEQHLAHCVFRCVENRVAAVRVANSGVSCLIEPTGLIVEQTENGIGRPPEAAVLRWQVPIPEADFELTAYTRYGDWLLGIPCGVVAVICFVLAWQTLRRKTLLADKGVDQL
- the prfB gene encoding peptide chain release factor 2 (programmed frameshift); this encodes MNEDIKGRIQEMREKTDEMRGYFDVAKRKATLNELEAQTAMPGFWDDPNKAKNHLGRVNEIKAVLDPFARIDKLVEEAGLMAELSEAEEPGPLRDHALSDAAKDLDRAEVLFNELETRSLLNGPLDRSNAFVTVHAGAGGTESCDWANMLFRMFQRFASKKGFEVEVLDIQAGDEAGIKYATFAVRGPFAYGFMKCERGIHRLVRISPFDSNKRRHTSFASLDVIAELDDDIEVEIDEKDLRIDTFRSSGSGGQHVNKTDSAIRITHMPTGLVVSCQAERSQHMNKAKSMQMLKAKIYELEMDKKRKEMERFYGQKGEMAWGNQIRSYVFQPYTMVKDHRTEAETSNVEAVMDGDLDRFIEAYLKKEKAAERKS